From one Microlunatus sp. Gsoil 973 genomic stretch:
- a CDS encoding alpha-L-fucosidase, with product MNPEHAWFTHDRFGMFVHWGLYALPARHEWVMNRERIHTEDYEKYFDYFEADLYDPRAWAQAAKDAGMKYVVLTTKHHEGFAMWDSALTDYKVTKTPHGRDVVAAYVEALREADLKVGLYHSLIDWHHPDYTVDPVHPRRDDDNAAALNEGRDMNRYREYLHGQVRELLSNYGQIDYIFYDFSFPGRAANGLQGKGKDDWNSPELIKLTRELQPNIIVNDRLDIPGDLVTPEQYQPSGPMTRDGQPVIWEACQTLNGSWGYDRDNHDYKSVEMLIKMLVDGVSKDGNLLLNVGPTGRGNFDPRAIASLAGIGEWTKLHGRSIYGAGASEFTPPPDTRYTQNGKRLYLHLFSWPMRHVHLAGLAGKVAYAQLLNDASEIRYTETDPSQTAQNTTPGGQPPGTLTLDLPIQSPDVAVPVVEIFLK from the coding sequence ATGAACCCTGAGCACGCCTGGTTCACCCACGATCGGTTCGGGATGTTTGTGCACTGGGGCTTGTACGCCCTTCCCGCCCGGCACGAATGGGTGATGAACCGCGAACGCATCCACACCGAGGACTACGAGAAGTACTTCGACTATTTCGAGGCCGACCTTTATGACCCGCGTGCCTGGGCGCAGGCGGCGAAGGACGCCGGCATGAAGTACGTGGTGCTGACCACCAAACACCACGAGGGCTTCGCCATGTGGGACTCGGCGCTGACGGACTACAAGGTGACCAAGACGCCGCACGGCCGGGACGTCGTCGCCGCGTACGTCGAGGCGCTGAGGGAGGCCGACCTCAAGGTCGGTCTCTACCACTCGTTGATCGACTGGCACCATCCCGACTACACGGTGGATCCGGTGCACCCGCGACGCGACGACGACAACGCCGCGGCTCTCAATGAGGGCCGGGACATGAACCGCTACCGGGAATACCTGCACGGGCAGGTCCGCGAGTTGCTCTCCAACTACGGTCAGATCGACTACATCTTCTACGACTTCTCCTTCCCCGGCCGAGCAGCCAACGGACTGCAGGGCAAGGGCAAGGACGACTGGAACTCACCGGAGTTGATCAAGCTCACTCGGGAGCTGCAGCCCAACATCATCGTCAACGACCGGCTGGACATTCCGGGCGACCTGGTCACTCCCGAGCAGTATCAGCCGTCCGGCCCGATGACCCGCGACGGCCAACCGGTGATCTGGGAAGCCTGCCAGACGCTCAACGGCAGTTGGGGTTACGACAGGGACAACCACGACTACAAGTCGGTCGAGATGTTGATCAAGATGTTGGTCGACGGTGTCAGCAAGGACGGCAACCTGCTGTTGAACGTCGGGCCGACCGGCCGCGGCAACTTCGACCCACGCGCGATCGCGTCCCTGGCGGGGATCGGCGAGTGGACGAAGTTGCACGGCCGGTCGATCTATGGCGCCGGAGCCAGCGAGTTCACTCCCCCACCGGACACTCGCTACACCCAGAACGGCAAGCGGCTCTACCTGCACCTGTTCTCCTGGCCGATGCGACATGTGCACCTCGCCGGGTTGGCCGGCAAGGTCGCGTACGCCCAGCTGCTCAACGACGCCTCGGAGATCCGGTACACCGAGACCGATCCCAGCCAGACAGCGCAGAACACCACTCCGGGCGGGCAGCCACCCGGCACGCTCACGCTCGATCTGCCGATCCAGTCGCCGGATGTCGCTGTGCCGGTGGTGGAGATCTTCCTCAAGTAA
- a CDS encoding GNAT family N-acetyltransferase — protein MSQHPTPPHHAELTLETVVSDQIESFERAVTLGFHSDYHGDEWEHDRKAYQEGRWFGFRSGDRWVSSALSSSRRMVVPGGTVDVAAVTAVTVAPGFRRRGLLTQMMRHQLTTISEPVALLFATESLIYGRFGYGGVTRQLRLSGRTRELQFLPEVDLGDGSVDEVSVDQYRMLVPGLRSSFLPDRPAHLERDDIWWESVLADPERWRDGASSRRFAVHFAVDGTADGFAAFRTKRQSSIVDHGREVQVEELDAGNSQAYAALWRWLLDLDLVRAVSRPNAPVDEPLHQLLADQRMIKTELTDAAYARIVDVPAALQARTYSDDLDLVIQIVDRFLPDAGGRFRIQAGVDGATVARTDDAPDLTLSARQLAAGYLGGTPFSAFARAGLVEEHTPGAVRAATSAFRSDRAPFCPDFF, from the coding sequence ATGAGTCAGCACCCGACGCCGCCCCATCACGCCGAACTGACCCTGGAGACGGTCGTCTCCGACCAGATCGAGTCCTTCGAACGCGCCGTCACGTTGGGTTTCCATTCCGACTACCACGGTGACGAGTGGGAGCACGACCGCAAGGCCTACCAGGAGGGCCGTTGGTTCGGCTTCCGCTCCGGCGACCGATGGGTGTCCTCCGCGCTGTCCTCGAGCCGGCGGATGGTCGTCCCCGGTGGGACTGTCGACGTCGCGGCGGTCACCGCCGTGACGGTGGCGCCGGGATTCCGACGCCGGGGCCTGTTGACCCAGATGATGCGGCACCAGTTGACCACGATCAGCGAACCGGTCGCGCTGTTGTTCGCAACGGAGTCGTTGATCTACGGCCGCTTCGGCTACGGCGGCGTCACCAGACAGTTGCGACTCTCCGGCAGGACGCGGGAACTGCAGTTCCTGCCCGAAGTCGATCTTGGTGACGGGTCGGTGGACGAGGTCTCCGTCGACCAGTACAGGATGCTGGTTCCTGGGTTGCGGTCGTCGTTCCTGCCGGATCGTCCCGCCCATCTCGAGCGTGACGACATCTGGTGGGAGTCGGTGCTCGCCGACCCGGAGCGCTGGCGGGACGGCGCGAGCTCACGACGGTTCGCGGTACATTTCGCCGTCGACGGTACGGCGGACGGGTTCGCGGCCTTCCGGACGAAGCGGCAGAGCTCGATCGTTGATCATGGTCGAGAGGTGCAGGTCGAGGAACTCGACGCCGGCAATTCCCAGGCTTACGCCGCACTGTGGCGCTGGCTGCTCGATCTGGACCTGGTCCGCGCCGTCAGCCGGCCCAACGCGCCGGTCGACGAGCCGCTGCATCAACTGCTCGCCGACCAGCGGATGATCAAGACCGAGCTGACCGACGCAGCCTACGCGCGGATCGTCGACGTGCCGGCCGCACTCCAGGCCAGGACGTACTCCGATGATCTTGATCTGGTGATCCAGATCGTGGATCGCTTCCTGCCCGACGCCGGCGGTCGCTTCCGGATACAGGCCGGCGTCGACGGGGCGACCGTCGCCCGGACCGATGACGCTCCAGACCTCACGCTGAGCGCACGACAGTTGGCCGCGGGTTATCTCGGCGGCACCCCGTTCAGCGCCTTCGCCCGGGCCGGCCTCGTCGAGGAGCACACCCCCGGAGCCGTCCGAGCGGCCACGTCGGCCTTCCGCAGTGACCGCGCACCATTCTGTCCGGATTTCTTCTGA
- a CDS encoding acetate/propionate family kinase yields MRLLTVNAGSSSVKLRLLEDGAVTHAGDLSIAGEELDPRAVDDALTGWPKPDVVGHRVVHGGTQFSSAVRITPEVERQLQDLTDLAPLHQPKSLAGLRAAADLLPDVPAAACFDTAFHATIPPAAATYAIPQEWRDRGVRRYGFHGLSHAYVSRRACELADLPVDGTRVVTCHLGAGASLCAVQDGRSVDTTMGFTPLEGLVMATRSGTVDPGMVLWLEEHQKLSPAEVTQMLESGSGMLALAGTKDQREVEAGVRAGDRRATAALEVQLHRLVTSICAMAGSMGGVDVLAFTGGVGEHSSLVRQSVCRRLDWLGVAIDEARNDSAQPDLDLTGGGARVRSVVVTAREELEMAREIAALDLSS; encoded by the coding sequence ATGCGCCTGCTGACTGTCAACGCGGGGTCCTCCAGCGTCAAACTGCGGCTGTTGGAGGACGGAGCCGTTACGCACGCCGGCGATCTGTCGATCGCCGGCGAGGAACTTGATCCGAGGGCCGTCGACGATGCGCTGACCGGATGGCCGAAACCGGACGTGGTCGGACATCGGGTGGTGCACGGTGGAACGCAGTTCTCGTCCGCGGTGCGGATCACCCCGGAGGTCGAACGACAGTTGCAGGACCTCACCGACCTGGCTCCCCTGCACCAGCCGAAGTCACTTGCCGGTCTACGTGCCGCAGCCGACCTGTTGCCCGACGTGCCGGCCGCCGCCTGCTTCGACACCGCCTTCCACGCCACCATCCCACCGGCTGCGGCGACCTACGCGATTCCGCAGGAGTGGCGCGACCGCGGCGTCCGGCGCTACGGGTTCCACGGTCTGTCGCACGCGTACGTCAGCAGGCGAGCCTGCGAACTGGCCGACCTGCCGGTCGACGGCACCCGGGTGGTGACCTGCCATCTCGGCGCGGGTGCCTCACTGTGTGCCGTGCAGGACGGCCGCAGTGTGGACACGACGATGGGCTTCACTCCGCTGGAGGGCCTGGTGATGGCGACGCGATCGGGAACGGTCGACCCGGGCATGGTCCTGTGGCTGGAGGAACACCAGAAGCTGTCACCGGCGGAGGTGACGCAGATGCTGGAGTCCGGGTCCGGGATGTTGGCGCTGGCCGGGACCAAGGACCAGCGCGAGGTCGAGGCCGGCGTCCGGGCGGGCGACCGGCGCGCCACTGCGGCGCTCGAGGTTCAGCTGCACCGGCTGGTCACTTCGATCTGCGCGATGGCCGGATCGATGGGCGGCGTGGACGTGCTCGCGTTCACCGGCGGGGTCGGCGAACATTCGTCGCTGGTCCGGCAGTCTGTCTGCCGGCGGCTGGATTGGCTCGGGGTGGCGATCGATGAGGCCCGCAACGACAGTGCGCAGCCGGATCTCGACCTCACCGGGGGCGGCGCCCGGGTCCGCTCGGTCGTCGTCACTGCGCGGGAGGAACTCGAAATGGCCCGAGAGATCGCCGCACTCGATCTGTCGTCCTAG
- a CDS encoding Dps family protein: MADQTDAFRASTKFSEHLQNLLVELIDLHLVGKQAHWNIVGRNFRDLHLQLDEIVADARNFADDVAERMRAVYVAPDGRAQTVAKVSGLKPFPEGEISTSEAVDAISAALYGVAKTAREIHDDVEEEDPTTSDLLHTIIERTEQLAWMVSAENRTPQH, translated from the coding sequence ATGGCAGACCAGACCGATGCGTTCCGCGCCTCGACGAAGTTTTCAGAGCACCTTCAAAACCTGCTGGTCGAGTTGATCGACCTGCACCTGGTGGGCAAGCAAGCCCACTGGAACATCGTTGGACGGAACTTCCGGGATCTGCACCTGCAGTTGGACGAGATCGTCGCGGATGCCCGCAACTTCGCCGACGACGTCGCCGAGCGGATGCGTGCGGTGTACGTGGCTCCGGACGGCCGCGCCCAAACGGTCGCCAAGGTCTCCGGGCTGAAGCCGTTCCCCGAGGGGGAGATCAGCACCAGCGAGGCGGTCGACGCCATCAGCGCCGCACTGTACGGCGTGGCCAAGACGGCGCGGGAGATCCATGACGACGTCGAGGAGGAGGATCCGACAACCTCCGATCTCTTGCACACCATCATTGAACGCACCGAGCAGCTGGCCTGGATGGTCTCGGCGGAGAACCGCACCCCGCAGCACTGA
- a CDS encoding nuclear transport factor 2 family protein — protein sequence MTETADHHTEITQRSESLDQGEVLQHYIEFWNAETPELQRSVAGSIFHEPLEYHAPVGVLTGAESLIEFRTQFIDHMGSASLVVRRTPETHHDRARLLWEIQLAGGESFASGTDVIAFTTDGRICSISSFLDRAPEHFPHQHDPED from the coding sequence ATGACCGAGACGGCCGACCATCACACCGAGATCACCCAACGATCCGAGTCTCTTGATCAAGGCGAGGTGCTCCAGCACTACATCGAGTTCTGGAACGCCGAAACCCCCGAGCTGCAGCGCAGCGTTGCCGGTTCGATCTTCCACGAGCCGCTGGAGTATCACGCACCGGTGGGGGTATTGACCGGAGCCGAGTCGCTGATCGAGTTTCGCACGCAGTTCATCGATCACATGGGCAGTGCCTCGCTCGTGGTCCGCCGGACCCCGGAGACCCATCACGACCGTGCCCGGCTGCTCTGGGAGATCCAGCTCGCCGGCGGGGAGTCGTTCGCCTCCGGCACCGACGTCATCGCGTTCACAACCGACGGACGGATCTGCTCGATCTCCAGCTTCCTCGATCGTGCTCCCGAGCACTTCCCACACCAGCACGACCCGGAGGACTGA
- a CDS encoding helix-turn-helix domain-containing protein, giving the protein MTVTTQPVGALIRQWRQRRRLSQLDLSLATGVSARHLSFVETGRSSPSREMIERLCGELDIPLRERNILHLAAGFAPPYSERSLTDLAAARLAVDGILRGLEPNPAVAVDVGWNLIAANRAAEAFLGGAAGIPSQGTSHPPLNMLRMTLAPDGLAPQIRNLARWRTEVLRRLHRQLERTADPGLADLIEEILDYPAPADDDQGDRGSADDLVVPLQLTTEHGELRLLYTTTVFGSPRDVTLDEIAIETFFPADDHTARVLRSL; this is encoded by the coding sequence ATGACGGTGACCACCCAGCCGGTCGGCGCGTTGATCCGGCAGTGGCGGCAGCGCCGGCGGCTCAGCCAGCTGGACTTGTCGCTGGCGACCGGCGTTTCGGCGCGGCATCTCAGCTTCGTCGAGACCGGACGATCATCGCCGAGCCGGGAGATGATCGAACGGCTTTGTGGCGAGCTCGACATTCCGCTGCGTGAGCGGAACATTTTGCATCTTGCGGCCGGCTTCGCTCCGCCGTACTCCGAACGGTCGTTGACCGATCTCGCGGCCGCCCGGCTGGCTGTCGACGGGATTCTCCGCGGACTGGAGCCGAATCCTGCTGTTGCGGTCGACGTCGGTTGGAATCTGATCGCCGCGAACCGGGCGGCCGAGGCCTTCCTCGGCGGTGCAGCCGGTATCCCGTCCCAAGGAACATCCCATCCGCCGCTGAACATGCTCCGGATGACCTTGGCGCCCGATGGTCTGGCACCGCAGATCCGCAACCTTGCCAGGTGGCGTACAGAGGTATTGCGGCGCCTGCATCGCCAGCTGGAACGGACCGCGGATCCGGGACTGGCCGACCTGATCGAGGAGATCCTCGACTACCCCGCTCCGGCCGACGACGATCAGGGCGACCGCGGCTCGGCAGATGATCTTGTTGTGCCGTTGCAGTTGACGACCGAGCACGGCGAGCTGAGGTTGCTGTACACGACGACCGTCTTCGGCTCACCCAGGGATGTCACCCTGGACGAGATCGCGATCGAGACGTTCTTTCCGGCCGATGATCACACCGCCCGGGTGCTGCGCAGCCTGTGA
- a CDS encoding TIGR00730 family Rossman fold protein — MTTSNQRPVDLDFPSRIKGPIIQRRGQIEQTTTDQRLLDHRGPTDWVHSDPWRVLRIEAEFIEGFGALAEIGPAIAVFGSARTKPGTPEYQLAERAGRKLAEAGFAVITGGGPGAMEAANRGAQQGQGVSVGLNIELPFEQELNHWVDLGVNFRYFFARKTMFVKYSQGFLVLPGGFGTLDELFEAVTLVQTRKITRFPVVLLGTDYWSGLMEWLEKSVLAEGKIGPTDLGILIVTDDLDEAVASMVAARDAV, encoded by the coding sequence GTGACGACAAGCAACCAGCGGCCCGTGGACCTCGACTTCCCGAGCCGCATCAAGGGCCCGATCATCCAACGCCGCGGACAGATCGAGCAGACCACAACCGATCAGCGGCTCCTTGATCATCGTGGCCCGACCGACTGGGTGCATTCCGATCCGTGGCGGGTGTTGCGGATCGAGGCAGAATTCATCGAGGGCTTCGGGGCACTGGCCGAGATCGGACCGGCGATCGCCGTCTTCGGTTCCGCCCGCACCAAGCCCGGTACCCCGGAGTACCAGCTGGCGGAGCGAGCCGGCCGCAAGCTCGCCGAAGCCGGATTCGCGGTGATCACCGGTGGCGGTCCCGGTGCCATGGAGGCCGCCAACAGGGGAGCGCAGCAGGGCCAGGGTGTCAGCGTCGGGCTCAACATCGAGCTGCCCTTCGAACAGGAGCTCAATCACTGGGTCGATCTCGGCGTCAACTTCCGTTACTTCTTCGCCCGCAAGACGATGTTCGTCAAGTACTCCCAGGGATTCCTGGTGCTGCCCGGGGGATTCGGCACGTTGGACGAACTCTTCGAAGCCGTGACGCTGGTGCAGACCCGCAAGATCACCAGGTTTCCCGTTGTGCTTCTCGGCACCGACTACTGGTCGGGCCTGATGGAATGGCTCGAGAAGTCAGTGCTGGCCGAAGGAAAGATCGGCCCGACCGATCTCGGCATCCTCATCGTGACCGATGATCTTGACGAGGCGGTGGCATCGATGGTCGCCGCGCGCGACGCGGTCTGA
- a CDS encoding glycoside hydrolase domain-containing protein, which yields MRRTSGWLLALMLALIMVGLVPPRAAAADRAPGTYTGPGFDACTAPSSAAMDAWLASPYRAVGIYFGGSNRACSQPNLTASWVSHQQSQGWHLLPIYLGLQAPCTTSNKKNLFDPARASAQGRSEAEAAVTAAKALGLPRDSTLIFDMEAYAENNSACTTAVLSFLGAWTSRLHDLGYLSGAYGSLNSTVRDLVDDYRSTSRPHPDYLWFARYDGVAGVDNPAIPSGYWSPHRRSHQYRGGHDETWGGVKINIDTDYVDLKVLPGPGFNDFTGNGWPDLLARDTATGDVYLYPGNGTNLESRTRIASKWTASDSITRFGDFNRDGPDDIIVRDSNTGYLWLYPGTGSGLGPRVRLATGWNAMRETTAVGDLTGDGFPDLVAADKSSGTLYLYPGRGTALASRISLGPDWQTMSELTGIGDLTGDSRPDLLARHTASGTLYLYPGKASGFAARINLGTGWSDRRGLVGVGNFDRRSYPDLMAVDKSTGNLYLYPGKQNGLGSRIKLSGGWTNRSPLL from the coding sequence ATGAGGCGGACGTCGGGATGGTTGCTGGCGCTGATGCTGGCATTGATCATGGTCGGGCTGGTCCCGCCGCGCGCAGCGGCGGCGGACCGCGCACCCGGAACCTACACCGGCCCGGGGTTCGATGCCTGTACGGCGCCGTCGTCGGCCGCGATGGACGCCTGGCTCGCGTCGCCGTATCGCGCGGTCGGCATCTACTTCGGCGGCAGCAACCGTGCCTGCAGCCAGCCGAATCTCACCGCGTCCTGGGTCAGTCACCAGCAGTCGCAGGGCTGGCATCTGCTGCCCATCTATCTCGGGCTGCAGGCGCCGTGCACGACGTCGAACAAGAAGAACCTCTTCGATCCTGCCCGGGCCTCCGCCCAGGGCAGGTCGGAGGCCGAGGCGGCCGTGACGGCGGCCAAAGCCCTCGGGCTCCCCCGGGACAGCACCCTGATCTTCGACATGGAGGCGTACGCCGAGAACAACTCCGCCTGCACGACTGCAGTGCTCAGCTTCCTCGGCGCCTGGACCTCACGACTGCATGACCTCGGTTACCTTTCCGGCGCCTACGGCAGCCTGAACTCCACCGTCCGGGACCTGGTCGACGACTATCGCTCCACCAGCCGACCGCATCCGGACTATCTGTGGTTCGCCCGCTACGACGGTGTCGCCGGCGTGGACAACCCGGCGATTCCGTCCGGCTACTGGAGCCCCCACCGTCGGAGCCACCAATACCGCGGCGGCCACGACGAGACCTGGGGCGGAGTCAAGATCAACATCGACACCGATTACGTCGACCTGAAAGTGCTGCCCGGCCCGGGCTTCAACGACTTCACCGGAAACGGGTGGCCCGATCTGCTGGCCCGCGACACAGCGACGGGTGACGTGTACCTGTACCCGGGCAACGGCACCAACCTGGAGAGTCGGACCCGGATCGCGAGCAAGTGGACCGCCTCGGATTCGATCACCCGGTTCGGCGACTTCAATCGTGACGGTCCGGACGACATCATCGTCCGCGACTCGAACACCGGCTACCTGTGGCTCTACCCGGGCACCGGCTCCGGGCTCGGGCCGCGGGTCCGGCTGGCCACCGGATGGAACGCCATGCGGGAGACCACCGCGGTGGGCGACCTGACCGGCGACGGCTTCCCGGACCTGGTGGCGGCGGACAAGTCATCGGGCACGCTCTACCTCTATCCCGGCCGTGGCACCGCGCTGGCCAGCCGGATCAGCCTCGGGCCGGACTGGCAGACGATGAGTGAGCTGACCGGCATCGGCGACCTGACCGGAGACAGCAGGCCTGACCTGCTGGCCCGCCACACCGCCTCCGGCACGCTGTATCTGTATCCCGGCAAGGCAAGCGGCTTCGCTGCTCGGATCAACCTGGGCACGGGATGGTCCGACCGGCGTGGCCTGGTGGGTGTCGGCAATTTCGATCGCCGCAGCTATCCGGACCTGATGGCGGTCGACAAGAGCACGGGGAACCTGTACCTGTATCCCGGCAAGCAGAACGGCCTGGGGAGCCGGATCAAGCTCTCCGGGGGCTGGACCAACCGCAGTCCGCTGCTCTGA